DNA sequence from the Bradyrhizobium diazoefficiens genome:
CGCCCGAGGACGCCGGCGACATGACTGACCTCAGGGCCTTCACCCGCGACCTCGCCAAACAGATGGAGACCGATCTTGGCACGCGGCTCGATTGGGTGGCCATCGATCACTGGAACACGGACAATCCTCACGTCCATCTTCTCGTTCGGGGCGTCGATAAGGAAGGAGCCGATCTCGTGATCTCGCGCGACTACATCAGTCGGGGTCTGCGCTCACGCGCCGAAGAGCTGGCTGCTATCGAGCTGGGTCCGAAACCGGAGCATGAGATTCGAAGTGCACTGGAGAGGGAAGTCACCGCAGAGCGATGGACGCGGCTCGATCGGGAGATTCGGCTGTCAGCCGACGAAACCGGCTATGTCGATCTTCGCCCTGAGAATCCGCGCAGCTCCGATCCCGAAATCCGGCGCCTGATGGTCGGCCGCCTTCAGCATCTGGAGAAGATGGGCCTTGCTGCGTCAGCTGCGCCAGGGGAGTGGATGGTCGGGCTCGAGGCTGAACGTAATCTCCGCGACCTCGGCATGCGCGGCGACATCATCAAGAGTATGCATCGCGCCTTTACCGAGCGTGGGGAGGCGCGCGGCGTGTCCGACTACGTTATCGAAGGTGAACAGCCAAGCTCCCAGATTATCGGGCGCCTGGTCGATCGAGGATTGCATGACGAGCTCACCGGCGAGGCCTACGCCCTGATCGACGGAACAGACGGTCGCGCGCACCACGTCCGGTTCCGTGGTATCGAAGCTTTCGAACATGCGCCATCCGTCGACGGTATTGTCGAGGTCCGGCGCTTCGGTCCGGCCGATGATCCGCGCCCGACATTGGTCCTTGCGGCCCGTTCTGATCTCGATCTTGGTGAGCAGGTCACCGCGAAAGGCGCCACCTGGCTCGACCACCGGCTGGTTGAATCCAACCCCATGCCTCTCGCCATGGGCGGCTTTGGTCGCCAGACGCGCGAGGCTCTCCAAGCTCGCGCTGAGCATCTGGTTCGGGAAGGTCTGGCGCTACGGCAGGGCCAGCGCATCACCTTCCAGCGTGATCTCCTGAACACGTTGCGTCGACGCGAGCTGGACGAGGTGACAGCAAGAATCTCGGCTGAGACCGGCCTGCCTCACGTGAAGGGCGCCACCGGCGAGCACGTGGCGGGCACGTATCGTCAGCGCTTGACGCTCGCCTCGGGGCGTTTTGCCATGATCGACGACGGGCTCGGATTTCAGCTGGTGCCCTGGTCGCGCGAGCTCGAGAAACGGTTAGGCCAGCACGTTGCCGGCACCGCGAAGGAGGGTGGCGGGATCGAATGGAGCTTCGGTCGGAAGCGCGACCTCGGCCTGTAGCTATCTTGTCACCAGCCACCGCGAGGCTGATTGCGGTTTGCAGCCACCTCAAGAGCACGGACCAGCCTGGCTGGTGATCTCCTATGGTTTCAACGCGGCGCCCTTTGAGGCTATTCGAAAAACGCGGCTCCGTCTGCTGGAGGAGCGTTACCGCTGGACGCTCGACCCGATCCGCAAGCCAACGATTCCGTGTTGATGAAGCGAGCACAATCTGCGGCGCTTCACTCGCGACTGAGGTGATGACGTGAGGTCGCTCCATGCATCCACGTCCGCGTTGATCAGGGGGCGGCTCCGTGGTGGCATCAAATGTTAGCGAAGCGTCTCAATGACGCGTTTCGCGCGGCCTTGCGTCGCGCCGCTATAAACACCAATCGTGGCCCGCCGCAGCTCTCGGCAACGAGCCATTGCCTCCTCAATGTGCACTGGGGGCAACCCCCGTCGCGGCAGCTTCCATCCACGAATCCCTCGACATAGGCGTGGCTGTTCGGCCAAGGAATTCTTCCGAGCCTCGTCAGCTTATCGACAGCCAAGCCTCATAAACGTCAGCACGCATCTGTTCACACTAAGGAGGTCTGCTTGATCTCTCCTTGATCTGGTCGCGGATAATGGAATGGATTCCTCTACAATATCAAACGAGTCAGCGACCCGTGCGGCCGTACTGTGCCCGACTGCAACTGCCCGGCGAAGGAATGCGCATTGTGTTCGGCAGTCTGGTGGCCATCCGCTTCCTGATCACCCGCAACATCATTCGACGGTAATCACCATCCACGCTGACAGTATCGCTTCAAAAAAATGCGCTGTTCCGGCGCATTTTTTCCTGATTTGGCGAAAGAGGCGACATTAATGGACGCGGGGCGGACCCAACGGGACATTGGCATCACTCCCGAAACTTCCGAGCGAGCCCATCGGCAAGGTTGCCTGTGCGGCCTCACCCGGGCCGCGACGGAGTGGATCGGAGCATTGACCAGAGCGCGGGCCCCCGCCGCCGGAGAGCCGTCGTCGGACCAACTCCTGGAGGGCTGGGCTGCCGAAGCGGGCCAGGGCGAACACGAAGACCGGCAAGAGGCAGTCAGACGAATGAGAGCTTTGCAGGAGGCGGCAGCCAATGGGGGCGTGCCGCAGTCGCTGGAGATTTCGTTGCTGTCTTTGACTAGCTTGCCCGCTGTGCTCCCCACCGGACTCTGTCTCCGGGGTCTACACGTCGGATACAATCGGCTGGACAGTCTGCCCGATAACCTTCCGGCGACGCTTCGAGAGCTCAACGCTAACGGCAACCGGCTGACCAGTTTGCCCAACTCACTTCCGCCAACGCTTCGGGAGCTCGACGCCAGCGACAACCGTCTTAGCAGCTTGCCCGACCTCCCGGCCGGGATTCGGCGCCTGAACGTCGATGACAATCAGCTGGACAGCCTGCCCGATAACCTTCCGGGGACGCTTGAAGAGCTCAACGCCCGCAGCAACCGGCTGAGTAGTTTGCCCGAGACCCTCCCGGCTGGACTCCGGCAGCTCGATGCTGCCCGCAATCGGCTAACCGCGCTGCCCGCCCGCCTCCCAAGCGAGCTCAGTTTCCTTAGCGTCAGCGCTAACGAGCTGACCAGTCTGCCCAACACCTTCCCGGCCGGACTCGTGACTCTCTACGCCGACCACAACCAGCTGACCAGCCTGCCTGAGACGCTGCTGACCCAGTTCCGCTCTGAGGGCACCATTGATCTGGACGAGAATCCGCTGCCCGATCGGGTCCGGACCCATCTGGCGGCAGTCATCAATGCTGCGGATTATGCCGGCCCGCAGGTCTACTTCTCTATGGGCCAAGGAGTGGCGCACGGTCCGGCGCGGCCCCTGGCCGCGGCCGTCGCGGACTGGCTTGACGACGAACCGGCCGCCGTGGCCGCCTGGCAGAGCTTCGCTGCCGAGCCGGGTGCCCAGGAATACTCACGCTTTCTCGACCGGCTGCGGGACACTGTGAGCTATGGCAATGACGTGTTCCGGCAGACGGTAGCAGAGGATCTGCGGCAAACGACGACCAGGCCACGGTTGCGCGAGCAGTACTTTCAGCTGGCCATCGGAGCGAGTGAGAGCTGCGAGGATCGCATCACTTTGACCTGGAACAACATGCAGACCGCACGCCTGAACGCTGATGTGGAGGACGGGGCCTATGACGAGCGGCTTGACGAGCTCCTGCAGCAGGGCCGCGTCATGTTCCGCCTGGACGCGTTGCAGGAGATTGCCCGCAACAAGGTCAGATCGCTCCGCTTCGTCGACGAGATCGAGGTCTATCTCGCCTATCAGGTCAAGCTGCGCGAGCCGCTGCAGCTGGAGCACATCGCTCCGGACATGCGCTTTTTTGCCGTCTCGCACGTCACCGAGCACGACATTGCCGCAGCCGAGGCGTCGGTGCGAAACCAGGAGGCGACGGGACTCGCGGACTATCTGGCGACCCGCTGGCAACCCTGGGAGACGGTGGTGAGCCGCATCGCGCCCCAGGCCTATGCAGCAATGCAGGAGCGGCTCCTCGATGCGATGGGCACGGAGTTCGACAGCCGCCTGGCGCAACGGCTTGCCGAGCATGGCTTGACCGGCGACGCCGATGCCGAGCGGATGCTCGGCGCCCAGATCAGCAAGGAAATCGCCTGCGAGATCAAGGGCGCGCTCATGCATCAGGTGCTCGCAGACCGCGGCCTCGTCCTGTGAAGCGTGCTCTCTAGGAGACGCCGGCGAGGCTCGACCCTGCTCTGGTCGTTGGCGTGCCCCACCTTACGCGGGGTACTCGACTCTACGATGGGCTGCATGAATAGACCTGTCTTGATCCGACTCCGTCGGATTTGCGGCCGGAGAAAGACGACGAAACGGCTCGTGATTCAATGATGGGCCCCCGCCGCGCATCAGCGCCAGGCGCGTCGCCGCCGCGTAAGCGCGTTTATGTGAGAGATGCTCCCCGCACTGGCCTAGCTTTCAACTGCACACAAGTGCATTCACAATTCCACGGTCTCGATCGAAAACTTGCAATGGATGAATCTCTTGTGATTGATTGCTCGGCTTCCTGAAGAGCAGCGAAGTGCTTCACGCGTTCAAACAGCGTAACACCATTTCATTCAGTATACCCGATCGAAGCTGGGATCACGGTGATCGTACCGCGCCAGCATTGGACTGA
Encoded proteins:
- a CDS encoding DUF3363 domain-containing protein, encoding MSNGDSDLRIRPGRIRSTRAPKPKSFINQVLRAAKKAGHSSAHVAAKHSSAGYGHSTFGRGRLAFGRSRLFSPTRRVVVKARIVRHKGRSFRSAALTAHLSYLKRDGVTRSGERAEMFDAGSDRADGAAFAERCQDDRHHFRFIVSPEDAGDMTDLRAFTRDLAKQMETDLGTRLDWVAIDHWNTDNPHVHLLVRGVDKEGADLVISRDYISRGLRSRAEELAAIELGPKPEHEIRSALEREVTAERWTRLDREIRLSADETGYVDLRPENPRSSDPEIRRLMVGRLQHLEKMGLAASAAPGEWMVGLEAERNLRDLGMRGDIIKSMHRAFTERGEARGVSDYVIEGEQPSSQIIGRLVDRGLHDELTGEAYALIDGTDGRAHHVRFRGIEAFEHAPSVDGIVEVRRFGPADDPRPTLVLAARSDLDLGEQVTAKGATWLDHRLVESNPMPLAMGGFGRQTREALQARAEHLVREGLALRQGQRITFQRDLLNTLRRRELDEVTARISAETGLPHVKGATGEHVAGTYRQRLTLASGRFAMIDDGLGFQLVPWSRELEKRLGQHVAGTAKEGGGIEWSFGRKRDLGL
- a CDS encoding NEL-type E3 ubiquitin ligase domain-containing protein; the protein is MRALQEAAANGGVPQSLEISLLSLTSLPAVLPTGLCLRGLHVGYNRLDSLPDNLPATLRELNANGNRLTSLPNSLPPTLRELDASDNRLSSLPDLPAGIRRLNVDDNQLDSLPDNLPGTLEELNARSNRLSSLPETLPAGLRQLDAARNRLTALPARLPSELSFLSVSANELTSLPNTFPAGLVTLYADHNQLTSLPETLLTQFRSEGTIDLDENPLPDRVRTHLAAVINAADYAGPQVYFSMGQGVAHGPARPLAAAVADWLDDEPAAVAAWQSFAAEPGAQEYSRFLDRLRDTVSYGNDVFRQTVAEDLRQTTTRPRLREQYFQLAIGASESCEDRITLTWNNMQTARLNADVEDGAYDERLDELLQQGRVMFRLDALQEIARNKVRSLRFVDEIEVYLAYQVKLREPLQLEHIAPDMRFFAVSHVTEHDIAAAEASVRNQEATGLADYLATRWQPWETVVSRIAPQAYAAMQERLLDAMGTEFDSRLAQRLAEHGLTGDADAERMLGAQISKEIACEIKGALMHQVLADRGLVL